In Spinacia oleracea cultivar Varoflay chromosome 5, BTI_SOV_V1, whole genome shotgun sequence, a single window of DNA contains:
- the LOC130461095 gene encoding uncharacterized protein, with protein sequence MERLRLLETLADPKHYRPIALGNRKYLHRGQDEAEWASFFTHGICSIKWVVPWWGLTTMTGGSDVSVYVSLLGLSRPIYIFHYRVMRQYGLRQTIPFSDTVPHKVAAFSQARVQAWAKYYDGLPRWAMATNGFVGLSENYKLWMSSDDKAVRTEARNGEPAELLIPRIRVRYEGRDSANPRTHGIKTVKARPDRKRKEVPPRSSSRPKKMPNMKGPAVAKTNASSRGDRRRNNVWVRKAQPLVEPVINLVDVDNPSPTIVCALEAERALTVQTDNVSEALASLEVSVQEPVLMEVDIGAAQKPVGVDPANIALYKTLFDDSEELE encoded by the coding sequence atggaacgacttaggctcttagaaactcttgccgatcctaaacattatcgtcctatagctttgggtaatcGAAAGTATTtacaccgaggccaggacgaggccgagtgggcttcgttttttactcatggtatctgttctattaagtgggtggtaccgtggtggggtttgactactatgacggggggttctgatgtgtcagtttatgtttctttgttggggctatctcggcccatctATATCTTTcattaccgagtcatgcgtcaatacggcttaaggcagactatcccattttctgatacagtaccacataaagtagcggccttttcacaagcacgggttcaagcatgggctaagtattatgatggtctcccgcgttgggccatggctacaaatggctttgtgggtctttctgaaaactacaagttgtggatgagttccgatgataaagctgtgaggaccgaggctcgaaatggtgagccggctgagcttttgatacctcgcattcgggttaggtatgagggccgtgattctgccaatcctcgcacccatggtattaagactgtgaaagctcgtcctgatcgaaagcgaaaggaagttcctccccgttccagttctaggcctaagaagatgcctaacatgaaggggcctgctgttgctaaaacaaatgcaagctctcgcggagatcgtcgccggaacaatgtatgggttaggaaagctcagccgctagtagaaccagtgattaatctagttgatgttgataatccttcccccaccatcgtttgtgcccttgaggctgagcgggctttaactgttcaaactgataatgtttctgaggccttggcatctttggaagttagtgtccaggagccggttcttatggaggttgatataggggcagcgcagaaacctgtgggggtggaccccgcgaacattgccctttacaagactttatttgatgattcggaagaactagagtag